One part of the Prochlorococcus marinus str. SB genome encodes these proteins:
- a CDS encoding DUF3804 family protein translates to MSSTQAIENLINGYATSEDSSFLIPNATEDFLAVRPSGNPISAQGLVGMFDSKDLVAESSELIKTHKIEIYGEIAYAVFTLNEIFSYKGNQNKDLSTYTCIFKNENGTWKYAWMQRSQGTTDMKTWE, encoded by the coding sequence ATGTCAAGTACTCAAGCCATAGAAAATTTAATTAATGGTTATGCAACCAGTGAAGACTCCTCTTTTCTAATACCGAATGCGACTGAAGATTTTTTGGCTGTAAGGCCAAGTGGAAATCCAATCTCTGCGCAGGGATTAGTGGGAATGTTTGATAGTAAAGACTTAGTTGCAGAATCCTCAGAACTAATCAAAACCCACAAAATTGAAATTTACGGTGAGATAGCATACGCCGTTTTCACTTTGAATGAAATCTTCAGTTATAAAGGAAATCAAAATAAAGATCTTTCAACTTACACTTGTATTTTTAAAAATGAAAACGGTACATGGAAATATGCCTGGATGCAAAGATCACAAGGAACTACTGATATGAAAACTTGGGAATAA
- a CDS encoding DUF3303 domain-containing protein: MNTYFVTATFKNVALMGAAYDLFLKVVEDGTLNDEFEGFKVLGRYHASYSNNVYIIVQASAGIKMTEHFAPWKVKFDIDFDIKPVMTDDEKVAEHKLVGSLMAAEKKMGFSG; the protein is encoded by the coding sequence ATGAATACTTATTTTGTAACTGCAACTTTTAAGAATGTTGCTCTCATGGGTGCAGCTTACGATCTTTTTTTAAAGGTTGTTGAAGATGGAACTTTGAATGATGAGTTTGAAGGATTCAAAGTTTTGGGAAGGTATCATGCCTCTTACTCAAATAATGTTTATATTATTGTCCAAGCTTCAGCAGGTATAAAAATGACAGAACACTTTGCTCCTTGGAAAGTTAAGTTTGATATAGATTTTGATATCAAGCCAGTTATGACTGACGATGAAAAAGTTGCTGAGCATAAGCTTGTTGGTTCATTAATGGCAGCAGAAAAGAAAATGGGATTCTCAGGTTAA